Proteins encoded within one genomic window of Aspergillus nidulans FGSC A4 chromosome VII:
- a CDS encoding uncharacterized protein (transcript_id=CADANIAT00008671) encodes MQLALRSRQATIITQGLLSGGRNWAHTYNNISSSPYRKPSFAIGRESRQTYGVSGCQSLIRGVQTGVLSKGKGPYGVTRRFTKSSLDSGDGRKTTRYEKQTEPREQGSHERNGSEEIEEEDEGTERLGRETRSRDSFGNSAEKGKLLTTPSRLLKLLIPLPTDHPKNVETIAILIHSQQPLSYLERLIQAELPMIKDENGTQRQPSISFIAYQFENHPIRPRKASSKKTKHSVDSSQEMEVEEVAVADDKEESQPPDEELDTYSSLQKPQPNGEGEQRYVRWSHATEIGDFIRDAARAGEFVVAIEGAPLGLDQVRITVPSFEERTHYLRMRLRKISDRIRTIADIKHECDQLAHRGAQRVALGGFGVLVSWWILVYKLTFETDLGWDTMEPITYLASLSTLMGGYLWFLYHNREISYRSALDFTINARQKKLYQLKGVDLQLWENLIYEGNALRREIKTISADYDTEWDEKLDERDERVVEALKKERDHQRRKGEDPDKEGRDLDK; translated from the exons ATGCAATTGGCTCTCCGGAGCCGCCAGGCCACAATTATTACGCAGGGGCTACTAAGTGGAGGACGAAATTGGGCACATACATACAACAAtatatcttcttcgccgtATCGGAAACCGAGTTTCGCTATAGGTAGAGAGTCACGCCAAACGTATGGCGTTTCCGGGTGTCAATCATTGATTAGGGGTGTGCAGACAGGAGTGTTGAGCAAAGGAAAGGGGCCATATGGGGTTACAAGGCGATTTACTAAATCATCACTTGATAGTGGTGATGGGCGCAAAACGACCCGGTACGAGAAACAGACGGAACCGAGGGAGCAGGGCTCGCATGAGAGAAATGGATcagaggagattgaggaagaggatgagggaaCAGAGAGACTAGGACGAGAAACCAGGTCTAGGGATAGTTTTGGCAATTCGGCGGAGAAAG GAAAGCTATTAACTACCCCGTCCAGACTGCTGAAGTTGCTTATCCCACTGCCTACTGATCATCCAAAGA ATGTGGAAACCATCGCTATACTTATACACTCTCAACAGCCCCTCTCATATCTAGAACGTTTGATTCAGGCTGAGCTACCAATGATCAAGGACGAAAATGGAACCCAGAGACAACCGAGCATCTCGTTCATCGCATATCAGTTCGAAAACCACCCTATTCGCCCGCGAAAAGCAAGTAGTAAAAAGACCAAGCACTCTGTCGATTCATCACAAGAAATGGAGGTCGAAGAGGTCGCTGTTGCAGACGATAAGG AAGAGTCACAACCGCCCGATGAAGAGCTCGACACGTATAGCTCGCTACAGAAACCACAGCCCAACGGGGAGGGTGAGCAACGATACGTTCGATGGTCTCATGCAACAGAGATTGGTGACTTCATCCGAGATGCCGCGCGCGCAGGGGAGTTTGTTGTGGCCATTGAAGGGGCACCACTGGGACTGGACCAGGTCAGAATAACGGTCCCTTCATTCGAGGAACGGACGCATTATCTTCGTATGCGGCTGCGAAAAATATCTGACCGGATCCGCACAATCGCGGACATAAAGCATGAGTGTGACCAACTGGCACACCGAGGAGCTCAGCGAGTTGCTCTCGGCGGCTTCGGAGTACTGGTATCATGGTGGATTCTTGTCTATAAACTGACATTCGAGACTGACCTGGGCTGGGACACGATGGAACCGATCACATACCTGGCATCTCTATCGACGCTTATGGGAGGTTATCTTTGGTTCCTCTACCACAACCGCGAAATTTCGTATCGTTCAGCGCTGGATTTTACGATCAATGCGCGTCAGAAAAAGCTGTATCAGCTAAAAGGGGTGGATCTACAACTCTGGGAGAATCTGATTTATGAGGGGAATGCGCTGCGGCGGGAAATCAAGACCATTTCCGCAGACTATGACACAGAATGggatgagaagctggacgagcGGGATGAGCGTGTCGTCGAGGCtctgaagaaagagagagaccACCAGAGGCGCAAGGGTGAAGATCCAGACAAGGAGGGACGGGACCTTGATAAATGA
- a CDS encoding uncharacterized protein (transcript_id=CADANIAT00008672), with protein MPPVGPRASKEEFMAALGLNSHDPQHEQYYRAMRDETILIYNLLNTSPSNLLDTLTNTSDKPKPPYFWHHIKPERQQWAIREIARNATPRTKALFASGETSGEYGPNWVAGWLLYSVFRSRDVRNNRNRRRGEDNSGGQSGNQSQAGGQARASDTGQGQVKKEYYDPVRNGLPERNVKREWIDDASICVE; from the exons ATGCCCCCAGTAGGGCCACGCGCATCCAAAGAGGAGTTTATGGCCGCTCTCGGCCTTAATTCCCACGATCCTCAGCACGAGCAATACTATCGGGCAATGCGA GACGAAACAATATTAATATACAACCTTCTCAACACTTCCCCCTCCAATCTCCTCGACACTCTGACCAATACATCTGACAAGCCGAAGCCACCTTACTTCTGGCACCACATTAAACCTGAGCGCCAGCAATGGGCCATACGGGAGATTGCGCGCAATGCGACACCACGCACGAAGGCGCTGTTTGCCTCAGGTGAGACGAGCGGCGAGTACGGACCGAATTGGGTGGCTGGGTGGCTGCTATACAGTGTGTTTCGAAGTCGGGACGTCAGGAATAATCGAAATAGAAGAAGAGGTGAGGATAATTCAGGCGGGCAGAGTGGAAATCAGAGTCAGGCCGGCGGGCAGGCAAGGGCGTCTGACACGGGTCAGGGgcaggtgaagaaggagTACTATGATCCTGTGAGGAATGG CCTCCCAGAAAGAAACGTCAAAAGAGAATGGATTGACGATGCTTCAATATGTGTGGAGTAG
- the ypdA gene encoding protein ypdA (transcript_id=CADANIAT00008673), whose product MASTTTTKTVKEEQPVQSKPRTLADMADSIDQATFEQILEMDDEDEHEFSQGIVYGFFDQAESTFDKMEKALEDKKLSELSSLGHFLKGSSATIGLTKVKDACEKIQHYGAGKDESGTNDEPDEKVSLEKIEKTLATAKKDYKEVENFFRREYYRDEETPSSPEESKKDAKA is encoded by the exons ATGGCGTCAACTACAACCACCAAGACGGTcaaggaagagcagccgGTGCAG TCCAAGCCGAGAACCCTGGCGGACATGGCAGACAGCATCGACCAAGCCACATTCGAACAGATCCTTGAgatggatgacgaggacgagcaCGAATTCAGTCAGGGTATCGTGTACGGCTTCTTTGACCAGGCCGAGTCCACCTTTGATAAAATGGAGAAAGCCCT CGAAGACAAGAAGCTCAGCGAGCTCTCGTCGCTGGGCCACTTTTTGAAAGGCTCGTCGGCTACTATCGGGCTcaccaaggtcaaggatgccTGCGAGAAAATCCAGCACTACGGAGCAGGCAAGGATGAATCGGGAACCAACGACGAGCCAGATGAGAAGGTGTCACTGGAGAAGATTGAAAAAACGCTGGCGACTGCTAAGAAGGATTACAAAGAGGTAGAGAATTTCTTCCGGCGGGAATACTATCGTGATGAGGAGACACCCTCGTCCCCTGAAGAATCCAAAAAAGACGCCAAAGCATAA
- a CDS encoding adaptin-binding domain-containing protein (transcript_id=CADANIAT00008674): MTPQSPADASKSKAKLIRNARRLLILSPSSQSQSLIPSLLKQLTGHPPSDTQIQTQSFAGYTTHPPLRIENRYYVADVPVWVDEIPVFGGTDVSANGEQVSDSESTAKEVSVSEAEQRTGEGLGRKDACAQWSQEFSSPEARVVRDAIGAIMICLRNPRPNAEPPASTSGRKGTGIPSDDSEDSDEVRGLKAFVRAVGAVRTLIEEEQGEIGSVPGILVLGGKKEKKEEKPKAGGMSEDTLGLDPDLGAGLDGELDEPFSIGWWEGQLCEMGLIGFEVVEWDWTRIQEGEERNQYGELQGMRRIKEVLETHEWAGDEEGEVDTSLPDDDDDLERELLGLDKEATSGFKDEVDELQREMVGLRFAIGRCGDGNVDEDEGDEELRVDAVEALLARMRAIKDMSAELPEKERKRFAAKAVADIMKEI; this comes from the exons ATGACTCCGCAATCACCCGCAGATGCCTCTAAAAGCAAAGCCAAACTAATTCGCAATgcccgccgcctcctcatcctgtctccctcttctcaaTCGCAGTCGCTCATACCATCACTCCTAAAACAACTTACCGGTCACCCGCCATCAGACACGCAAATCCAGACACAAAGTTTCGCTGGCTACACGACCCATCCGCCGCTGCGGATCGAGAATCGGTACTATGTAGCTGATGTTCCGGTTTGGGTTGATGAGATTCCGGTGTTTGGGGGTACGGACGTTAGCGCAAATGGCGAGCAGGTATCCGATTCAGAATCTACGGCGAAGGAGGTATCGGTATCCGAAGCAGAACAACGAACTGGTGAAGGGCTGGGACGAAAAGACGCATGCGCACAATGGTCTCAAGAATTTTCCAGTCCTGAGGCGCGCGTTGTCCGTGATGCGATTGGGGCCATTATGATCTGTCTCCGGAACCCGAGGCCGAACGCGGAACCGCCAGCTTCGACTTCTGGCAGGAAAGGGACGGGTATACCCAGCGATGACAGCGAAGATTCGGACGAAGTGCGCGGGCTAAAGGCATTCGTTCGTGCCGTGGGAGCAGTCCGTACACTCattgaggaggagcaggGAGAGATTGGCTCAGTCCCCGGAATATTGGTTTTgggtgggaagaaggagaagaaagaagagaaacctAAGGCTGGTGGAATGAGTGAAGACACTCTTGGACTGGACCCAGATTTAGGTGCTGGGCTTGACGGAGAGCTAGATGAGCCGTTTTCGATCGGTTGGTGGGAGGGTCAGCTGTGTGAGATGGGTTTAATAGGGTTCGAGGTTGTTGAGTGGGATTGGACGCGGATCcaagagggagaggagaggaatcAATATGGAG AGCTCCAGGGTATGCGCCGAATTAAGGAAGTCCTCGAGACTCATGAATGGgctggagatgaggagggagaagTCGACACCAGTCTCccagacgatgatgatgacctGGAGCGCGAGCTCTTGGGTCTAGATAAAGAGGCCACCAGCGGCTTCAAAGATGAGGTTGACGAGCTCCAGCGGGAGATGGTGGGCTTGCGATTTGCCATCGGGCGATGCGGAGATGGGAATgtcgatgaagatgaaggagacgagGAACTCCGTGTCGATGCCGTTGAGGCGCTCTTGGCGCGCATGAGAGCTATTAAAG ATATGAGTGCCGAGTTGCCGGAAAAGGAGAGGAAACGATTCGCAGCAAAGGCTGTAGCGGATATTATGAAGGAGATCTAG
- a CDS encoding putative small nuclear ribonucleoprotein SmD3 (transcript_id=CADANIAT00008675): MGKLTSTIGIPIKLLNEAQGHVVTLEITSGVVYRGKLLEAEDNMNVQLKDITVTARDGRVSHLDQVYIRGSHVRFFIVPDMLRNAPMFRTRGQRGRGVGLARGKATVQRARGQRRG; this comes from the exons ATGGGCAAGTTAACCAGCACAATCGGTATCCCGATCAAGCTTTTGAACGAAGCGCAG GGTCACGTTGTCACCCTCGAAATCACCTCTGGTGTCGTCTACCGCGGGAAACTCCTCGAGG CGGAGGATAACATGAACGTCCAACTGAAAGACATTACCGTCACAGCGCGCGATGGCCGCGTCTCGCATCTCGACCAGGTTTACATCCGCGGCAGCCACGTACGATTCTTTATTGTGCCGGATATGCTACG AAATGCCCCCATGTTCCGTACACGAGGACAGCGCGGCAGAGGTGTCGGTCTGGCGCGTGGTAAGGCGACGGTGCAGAGGGCCCGGGGACAGAGGAGAGGATAG
- a CDS encoding phosphatidylglycerophosphatase (transcript_id=CADANIAT00008676), which translates to MNPPNTNIRAFNLAVQTLLSTPSQFLPHLTVPTITQLPESIGPLLEAQYGRKAGQQPEKGREITIRALILDKDNTLCPAKTTTFPSKIYAHLHTLRNSPTSPFNISTAPNSILIVSNRAGSHPRYESEALEIEERLAELKIPVFRLPSSPKEGVNVEKKPFCGNEVLEWFRERGVVQRADEIAVVGDRLGTDVLMAKEMGAWSVWCRDGVGEEVTKGKRNVLEKMEVWVERYLRESKGLKAPAPRGFESRDDCN; encoded by the coding sequence ATGAACCCTCCAAACACCAACATCCGCGCCTTCAATCTCGCCGTTCAAACCCTCCTAAGCACACCATCCCAGTTCCTGCCGCACCTAACAGTCCCAACAATCACCCAGCTCCCCGAGTCAATTGGTCCGCTCCTCGAAGCCCAGTACGGCCGAAAAGCAGGTCAGCAACCCGAAAAAGGGCGAGAAATAACAATACGCGCCCTGATTCTTGATAAAGACAACACGCTCTGTCCCGCGAAGACAACGACTTTCCCATCGAAGATCTACGCGCACCTCCATACGCTCCGCAACTCACCTACATCTCCATTTAACATTTCCACTGCCCCAAactccatcctcatcgttTCGAACCGTGCGGGATCGCATCCGCGTTACGAATCCGAGGCTCTCGAGATTGAAGAGCGTCTGGCAGAACTCAAAATTCCAGTGTTCCGGTTACCGTCATCACCGAAGGAGGGCGTGAATGTTGAGAAAAAGCCGTTCTGTGGAAATGAGGTGCTAGAGTGGTTCCGGGAGCGAGGAGTAGTGCAGCGAGCCGACGAGATTGCTGTTGTGGGAGATCGGTTGGGGACGGATGTGCTCATGGCTAAGGAGATGGGGGCATGGAGTGTTTGGTGTCGGGACGGAGTCGGGGAGGAGGTGACAAAGGGAAAGAGGAATGTGCTTGAAAAAATGGAAGTCTGGGTAGAGCGATATTTGAGGGAGTCCAAAGGGTTGAAGGCTCCGGCGCCAAGGGGGTTCGAGTCGAGAGATGACTGCAATTAG
- a CDS encoding protein rfeB (transcript_id=CADANIAT00008677), whose translation MSSIDTPAPSTVSTSATAASHPTTSPSSATSTPSPSTSSATTAPSTSARRPQRKSTLTQQQKNNKRQRATQDQLVLLEMEFNKNPTPTAATRERIAQEINMTERSVQIWFQNRRAKIKMLAKKSIETGEGCDSIPESMRQYLAMQFDPSKPGARDPFGRTGGYGANGAYPNEPTPSGKVVIHHFTCRSLTIGSWRRIGQNAMDLVVFYSPEKACMTYYINNDAAGYKIEYPFSYIKNITLESGDQGPQPNGAPPRPTGLVVELNRPPLFYMDSSNSGGFYQCGDFTEDQQASSVMIHRLGGHPKVLSVQLAKLVSLESFQNRLAYGNFPANNSMSPPFIQRPASQPNQFAPAFMSMYAENPAVMNLQAARGHKRQRSRSVPVAIDFSALGAPMTQFSMPQAQQFSQADSGIYAPIPQSTHSLAANLRIDTSSGYAFDPRAHPMSATTTASPSDLASPALFSAGPQGDSTPVGSVGAQFTLPYVSPAVDSGVSTQAASPYSNVSHVDPMIANHSPPLTNMSHTPHDVYGMGSEHQPSYTEEGMPMGGGMYKHINFSSVPTTVGLEGNAFDLPMHSMSGHASPGVQGDYQGIALENVDPNVLTPGS comes from the exons ATGTCTTCGATAGACACTCCCGCCCCGTCGACCGTGTCGACTTCCGCGACTGCGGCTTCCCACCCAACCACGTCGCCCTCATCGGCCACCTCGACCCCTTCCCCGTCCACTTCGAGTGCCACCACTGCTCCCTCGACATCAGCTCGACGTCCGCAGCGGAAGAGCACCCTtacgcagcagcagaagaataatAAGCGTCAACGGGCGACACAAGACCAGCTAGTACTTCTGGAGATGGAATTCAACAAGAATCCCACCCCGACGGCTGCCACGCGAGAAAGAATCGCCCAGGAAATCAACATGACTGAGCGCTCAGTTCAGATCTGGTTTCAAAACAG GCGCGCAAAGATCAAGATGCTTGCGAAGAAGAGCATCGAGACCGGCGAGGGCTGTGATTCAATTCCCGAGTCAATGCGCCAGTACTTAGCCATGCAGTTCGATCCCAGCAAACCCGGTGCTCGAGACCCCTTTGGCCGAACTGGCGGATACGGAGCAAATGGTGCATACCCTAATGAGCCAACACCTTCAGGCAAAGTTG TGATCCATCACTTTACCTGTCGATCCCTGACAAttggcagctggaggcggatCGGACAAAATGCCATGGACCTGGTTGTTTTCTACTCCCCCGAGAAGGCGTGCATGACCTACTATATCAACAACGACGCAGCCGGATACAAAATCGAATATCCCTTCTcctacatcaagaacattACACTTGAGTCGGGCGATCAAGGACCGCAGCCCAACGGTGCGCCTCCACGGCCTACTGGTCTGGTCGTTGAATTGAACCGACCGCCCCTCTTTTACATGGATTCCTCCAACTCGGGTGGTTTCTACCAGTGCGGCGACTTTACGGAAGACCAACAAGCTAGCTCGGTAATGATTCATCGCCTTGGCGGACACCCCAAGGTTCTGAGCGTTCAACTTGCAAAATTGGTGTCTCTGGAGTCTTTCCAGAACCGTCTCGCGTATGGCAACTTCCCGGCAAACAACTCTATGTCGCCGCCTTTCATTCAACGCCCAGCTTCGCAGCCAAATCAATTCGCCCCTGCTTTTATGAGTATGTATGCGGAGAATCCGGCCGTGATGAACCTCCAAGCTGCCCGTGGACACAAGCGTCAAAGAAGCCGCTCCGTTCCCGTGGCTATCGATTTCTCCGCACTAGGAGCGCCAATGACCCAGTTCAGCATGCCACAAGCTCAACAATTCAGCCAGGCTGATTCGGGAATATACGCGCCTATACCCCAGTCGACACACTCACTTGCTGCGAACCTCCGCATTGATACCTCTTCTGGATATGCCTTCGACCCGCGTGCACACCCCATGTCGGCTACTACAACTGCGTCTCCGTCCGATTTGGCTAGCCCTGCCCTGTTTAGCGCAGGACCCCAAGGGGATTCGACTCCGGTAGGGAGTGTAGGAGCTCAGTTTACTTTGCCCTATGTTTCGCCCGCTGTGGACTCAGGCGTATCCACTCAAGCAGCTTCCCCATACTCGAATGTAAGCCATGTTGATCCTATGATCGCGAACCATTCGCCTCCTTTGACAAATATGTCGCATACTCCGCATGACGTGTACGGCATGGGAAGCGAACACCAACCCAGTTACACAGAGGAAGGTATGCCAATGGGCGGCGGGATGTACAAACACATAAACTTCTCGTCGGTGCCTACCACAGTGGGCCTCGAAGGCAATGCATTTGACTTGCCGATGCACTCCATGTCTGGGCATGCTTCGCCCGGCGTCCAGGGTGACTATCAAGGAATAGCACTGGAAAATGTCGATCCGAATGTTTTGACTCCCGGCTCTTGA